A single window of Vibrio gazogenes DNA harbors:
- a CDS encoding HU family DNA-binding protein, protein MNKTQLIDKIASDAEISKASAGRALDAFIDAVGGTLESGEQVALVGFGTFSVRTRAARTGRNPKTGDEIQIPEAKVPAFKAGKALKDACN, encoded by the coding sequence GTGAATAAAACACAATTAATCGATAAAATTGCGTCAGATGCTGAAATCTCTAAAGCATCTGCGGGCCGTGCTCTTGATGCATTCATTGATGCAGTGGGTGGTACACTCGAGTCTGGTGAGCAAGTTGCTCTGGTTGGGTTTGGAACATTCAGTGTCCGTACTCGCGCAGCCCGTACTGGCCGTAATCCGAAAACAGGGGATGAGATCCAAATCCCTGAAGCTAAAGTACCTGCTTTCAAAGCTGGTAAAGCACTGAAAGACGCGTGTAACTAA